Part of the Methanobacteriaceae archaeon genome, TTATTTTTAAAAGATTTATTCATCTCTGACTTCAAAATAAGGTAAAAACTGATTATGATTATAACTAATGATAGAATGGAATAGTATTCAATAGTCACAACTACCAGGTAGAGATTTTTAGAAATTAGTTCTAATTGGTAGGAGAAATTTTCCCAGGATTCAAATGGACTCCAATCTTTCAATTTTACAAAATAAGGATCCTCCCATATGCTGTTAGCAGTTGGATTTGTAGGTTTAATTAGGCCCATATTATAAATGGGATAATCAGGATAATCTGGACCCATAACTGCATGATTATAGTCTGTTGCAGTGCTGACAGTTATTTTATCGTACTTCTCACTTATAAGACCCACCCAAATCCCACTAATAATCACAAAAATTGACAAACCTAGAATAAGATTCTTTTTAACCTTTTTTTTATTATTCAAAGATTTAAAATAGAATAAAATGTTGAAAAGGGTAAAATGAACCAAGAAGAAAGGGAAAATATAACTTTTACTTAAAAAAGCCATAGCTCCGATAAAGCCACATGAAACACCATTAATCCACTTGTCGACATAATTTGATTTGAAAATTATGCTAAAATAATAGGTTAGCAAACATGCCACTAGCAAATCAGGAGTGTCGTAGAATATGGCGAAAAATAAAATCATGGGAATTGAAGTCATTAGCACTGCTCTTTTAATAGGAGTATCTAAATTAAAAGTTGAGCTCAACCGACTGATCCCTATTATGGTGAAAAATCCAACAATTAAGGATACAATCCTGGTTACATATGGTGCATAAGCGGGTTTGTAACTGATTAAAAGTATAGGAATCATTAACCATGAATAAAGAGGACTCCAGACACCATTAATGGCATTGGCCCAGTCTCCGTTAACATATTTCAATGCAATGGAAATATAAGATATCCCATCGGCACCGAGATTAAAATGGTAGTAATTAATGGAAAATAAAGCAAGAATTGAATAAATGATTAAAACCACAATTAAATCCTGGTTTTCAGAAATTAATGGTAACTTTCCCATTTAAACCCTCATTAATTAATTAATGGTTTTTTTGGTGTCAAAAATTTCTATCAACTTCTATCAACTTTAATAGTCTTTATTCGCAGTAATTGAATATATTTAAGATTTTATTCCATCAAAAAATCCACGATAATAGGTGGAAAAAAGGTGTTTATTATGATAATAGATACTGAGTGAGATCGGGAGTAGGATTAATCCCACTATCTGGTAAATTACAAAAATTGTGTAATCACTCTTTTTTGCCCATTTTTTCATGAAGATCCACCGGTTACGGGTTATGTAGTATAAACCTGCTGGTTTGCTAATCCCTCCTCCGGATTGTGAAACCTTATGCCAAACATGGGCACTGGGAACATAAAGGCTTTCATAACCTGCCTGGTTTGCTCTGAGGGTCCAGTCACTTTCCTCAAAGTATAAAAAGTACTTCTCATCCATCAAACCTATTTTATGGATTACTTCTGTTTTTATAAGGAAGGCAGAGCCGCTAACATATTCCACCTTTTTTTGCTCATCAAACTGTCCATGATCCGATTGCTTGGTGCCAATTTGCACGCCCCGACATAACTTCCAGGATATTTTGCACCCAGCACTCCAGATTACATTGGGTTGGTGGTAAATATAAATCTTCGGACCTAAAATACCAATCTCTTCCTCTTTTTCTCCTACTTTCACTAATTCATTCAGGAAATTTTTTCCAACTACTGTATCATTATTTAAAAGTAGAACATATTCCGGTTCCAGATTTTTGAGGGAAAACCTGATTCCAATATTATTTCCTTCAGCAAATCCATAGTTTTTTTTATTCTTTATCAAAATCAAAGAATCAGAATCTAAAGTGCGACTCTGGTGATCTATAGTTTGTTTTTGGCTCTTATCATTACTAAATTCTTGTATAGTTATAGGCTTGTTTTCAGGGTTATATTCAAAAAATTCTGATTCAACTTTCAGTTCCCCTTTACAATATTCAACAATTTTAGCATGAGAACCATCCTTTGAATTGTTATCTACCAGCACTAGTGAAAAATTTGGATATTCTATCCCGTAAACAGATTCCAGGCATTCTATGGTGTCCTGCCAACCATTATAGTTCACGATAATTATGGTTACATGAGGATAATTCATAAGGATCACTAATACTATTTAAATAATATTCAAAATGCCTGGTAGCACCGGTTTTTCGGATATGTGGCATAAATCTCTTTTAATCGTATTGAAAAAACGATTTTCTATTTTATTTTTTTTCTAAGCAACTTATTTTCCTTTTGAACCAGATAAATTTCCCTCTTCAAAAGACTTATTTGGGTGGCTACAAATCCGAATATTAATATTTGAATCCCTGAAAGGATGGTTAACACCATGAAGAGCATTAACGGACGGGTAGGGTCCAAACCACCAATTAAATATAAATAAAATAGGTATAGTGCACTAATTATTCCAATAATACATAAAGTAAGCCCTACTAATCCGAATAGCAGCATTGGTTTTTCGTAGAATGTAAATAGGAGGTGGGCTATGGTTGTTGATTTGATTTTTATCTTGGATTCGCCGTATTTTCTTCCTTTCAGAACCACAGGGATCTCCTTTATTTTAAAACCAACTGCATTGGCTTTTGAAAGTATTTCCGGGTTAATTTCTGTACCTGAAGATTCTAAATCTACAGAATCCAATACTTCCCTGCGATAAGCTCTTAGGATGCCTGTAACTGTGCTAATATTTCCTGTGAGTGCGTAACCCACGATTTTATTGGCCATTTTACTAATGAATAGTCTGTGAAATGGTATGGATTCAGTCTTCCCCCCGGACATGTACTGCGACCCAATTACAATATCCACACCAGCAGAATCGAGAGTTTCGGTTAATCTTGGAATGTATGATGGATCGTAACTTAGATCAGCGTCTAAAGTAACAATTACATCCCCACTTGAATATTCAAAACCAGTGATAAGTGCCCGGCCCATTCCCATGTTAATGGGATGTTCTAAAAGAATGACATGGGGGTTTTCGGCAGCATAATCTTTTACCAGATTGCTGGTATTATCCTCACTACCGTCATTCACCACCAGAATTTCATAATCATTATAAAATTCTTTAAGAACTTTCTCCACGGTTTTTAATGTCTTCTGAACATTTTCCTCCTCATTAAACATGGGGATTATTACAGAGATCTTCATATAATACAAATAGAGTCTTAATTAATTAATATAAATTTCTAAAAAAATGTAGTATAGTTTAAATCCGATTCCTTAATCAATTATTAGAGTAAAAAAGAGTTCTATTTTTGGAGAAAATAGTTATAAGAGAGTTCAAATTTTATTCAAAGTCTTGAAATGTTTAGGCAGGGGCTTCAATTTGGCAGGTGCACCTATGGCTAAATAGTACGGGGGAACATCTCTGGTTACAATAGCACCTGCAGCTACCATAGCTCCTTCTCCAACTTCAATCCCTGATAAGAAAGTTGCATTAGCTCCAACTGATGCTCCTTTACGTATTATGGGGCCTTTAAGTTTATAATCCACTCTCAGGGGGTATCGGTCGTTGGTAAAACAGGCACAGGGACCTACAAATACATGATCCTCAATTAATGAATTCTTGGGAATGTAAACGTTGGACTGGATACTTATATTATTTCCCATTTCTGTGTGACCCTCAACCACAGTATTTGTTCCCAAGAGTACTTTATCTCCAATGTATGTTTTTTCTCTAACCAGTACTCCATGGCCGGTCTGAAAATCATTACCAATCTCTACATCATTATAGATGACGGTGTTGGATCGAAGTAAAGCATTTTTGCCAATTATGGGAGGTTTAGATCTGAATTTATAGCTAACCCCTAGGGTAACATTATCATAGACTTTAGGTTGGTTAATATTTTCTTGTGAGTCAACTCCAAAAAATATATTTTTAAAGTTAACCTTGTCACTGGATCCCCATGGATTTTTAAATAATGCCATAATACCTCAGATTTAAATATTCATTTCAATTTTCATACAGTAATTGTTATATTATCTAACTGGTACTTAATCAATTTTACCATGGGAGTATAATTCACTGACCAGTATATTGATAAATAATATGATCCCAATAATTTGTTAATAGCTTAAAAAATTAATACGGTGATGTATTGAAGATTATGGATAAGGTAAAACTGTTAATTCCTTTCACTCCTTTAATTGCAGTTTTCTTAATCCTCATTCTACGTCCTTATTATCTTTTTCCAGTGGGGGGTGATACAGACTTTCACCTTCTCCGGGCACGTGAAATTCTTGAAAATCCACTTATTGGTCTATTCTGGAGTAATTTAACTTATTACCCTATGGGAAGGCCGATATGGCACCAGCCATTATTTAATGCAGTTTGTGCATTTTTTTGGTATATTGGTGGAGTGAGATTCGCTCAAACTGTGATGTGTTTTATGCAAATTTTAATAACAGTGGGGGTTGCCATCTGCTTTGCTAAAAAAGAATATGGGGATATGGCAGGATTTTTTGCAGGATTTTTTG contains:
- a CDS encoding glycosyltransferase family 2 protein: MNYPHVTIIIVNYNGWQDTIECLESVYGIEYPNFSLVLVDNNSKDGSHAKIVEYCKGELKVESEFFEYNPENKPITIQEFSNDKSQKQTIDHQSRTLDSDSLILIKNKKNYGFAEGNNIGIRFSLKNLEPEYVLLLNNDTVVGKNFLNELVKVGEKEEEIGILGPKIYIYHQPNVIWSAGCKISWKLCRGVQIGTKQSDHGQFDEQKKVEYVSGSAFLIKTEVIHKIGLMDEKYFLYFEESDWTLRANQAGYESLYVPSAHVWHKVSQSGGGISKPAGLYYITRNRWIFMKKWAKKSDYTIFVIYQIVGLILLPISLSIYYHNKHLFSTYYRGFFDGIKS
- a CDS encoding glycosyltransferase, whose protein sequence is MKISVIIPMFNEEENVQKTLKTVEKVLKEFYNDYEILVVNDGSEDNTSNLVKDYAAENPHVILLEHPINMGMGRALITGFEYSSGDVIVTLDADLSYDPSYIPRLTETLDSAGVDIVIGSQYMSGGKTESIPFHRLFISKMANKIVGYALTGNISTVTGILRAYRREVLDSVDLESSGTEINPEILSKANAVGFKIKEIPVVLKGRKYGESKIKIKSTTIAHLLFTFYEKPMLLFGLVGLTLCIIGIISALYLFYLYLIGGLDPTRPLMLFMVLTILSGIQILIFGFVATQISLLKREIYLVQKENKLLRKKIK
- a CDS encoding N-acetyltransferase — protein: MALFKNPWGSSDKVNFKNIFFGVDSQENINQPKVYDNVTLGVSYKFRSKPPIIGKNALLRSNTVIYNDVEIGNDFQTGHGVLVREKTYIGDKVLLGTNTVVEGHTEMGNNISIQSNVYIPKNSLIEDHVFVGPCACFTNDRYPLRVDYKLKGPIIRKGASVGANATFLSGIEVGEGAMVAAGAIVTRDVPPYYLAIGAPAKLKPLPKHFKTLNKI